Proteins co-encoded in one Malus domestica chromosome 09, GDT2T_hap1 genomic window:
- the LOC103444356 gene encoding receptor protein kinase TMK1-like: protein MTLLKEVWLHLNTFSGPLPDFLGLTDLRSLSLRDNLFTGSVPVSLVSLKSLEAVNLTNNLLQGPMPAFVPGVGVDLVKGSNNFCLLSPGECDHRVNMLLSIKMGLTGTISPEIVSLRSLQRVVLADNNLTGTIPAELATLPALTVFDVLNNYLYGKTPTFKDKVLVMFGNLDIGKEKSTSAGPSQNSTNPSTSIGSGNSSRPHGKKSSTLIGVIVFSVIGGFSVSVDALSEAHTLPNSEPNEIQMVEAGNMVISIQVLRNVTNNFSQENILGQGGFGTVYKGELHDGTKMLLRELRLGK from the exons ATGACTCTGTTGAAAGAGGTTTGGCTGCATTTGAACACGTTTTCAGGTCCATTACCGGACTTTTTGGGTTTGACAGACTTGCGGAGCTTGAGTTTGAGAGATAATTTGTTTACTGGTTCTGTTCCAGTGTCATTGGTGAGCCTTAAGTCACTAGAGGCTGTGAATTTGACAAACAATTTGCTTCAAGGACCAATGCCAGCTTTTGTTCCGGGGGTTGGGGTAGATTTGGTTAAGGGTTCTAATAACTTTTGCTTACTGAGTCCTGGTGAATGTGACCATCGAGTGAATATGTTGCTTTCAATT AAAATGGGTCTTACTGGAACAATTTCTCCTGAAATCGTGTCATTAAGGTCCCTGCAAAGAGTAGTTCTTGCTGATAACAATTTAACTGGAACGATTCCAGCGGAGCTTGCCACGCTGCCTGCACTCACGGTATTTGATGTGTTAAACAATTACCTCTATGGGAAAACCCCAACCTTTAAGGATAAGGTGCTTGTAATGTTTGGTAACCTTGATATAGGGAAGGAAAAGAGTACTTCAGCCGGACCGTCTCAAAATTCCACCAACCCTTCTACAAGTATAGGTTCTGGAAACAGTTCTAGACCTCATGGAAAGAAATCTTCTACTCTAATAGGAGTCATTGTGTTCTCTGTAATCGGGg GCTTTAGTGTTAGTGTTGATGCACTGAGTGAAGCTCATACTCTTCCCAACAGTGAGCCCAATGAAATCCAAATGGTTGAGGCAGGAAACATGGTGATTTCTATTCAAGTGCTCCGGAACGTGACAAACAATTTCAGTCAGGAAAATATATTGGGGCAAGGAGGTTTTGGGACAGTGTATAAAGGGGAACTGCACGATGGAACAAAGATGCTGTTAAGAGAATTGAGGCTGGGGAAATAG